The window CACATACGGCCGCTGCCGCCCCGGCGACACGGTGGTCATCACGGCAGGCTCCCCTCCCGGCGTCTCCGGCTCCACCAACCTGGTCCGCGTCCACCACATCGCCGAGTAACCCTCAGTACTTGGCCCCGACGTGGGCGTCCATGAGGGCTACGGAGGCTTTGCGGGCGACGGAGATGTTGTACGGGTTGCCGTGGCGGGTGCAGTGGGTCCACTCGATGCCGAGCTTGTCCAGGGTGTCGGTGCAGAGCCGTCGGATGTCCTCGGAGACGTTGGTGAAGAAGTACCGGGGATACTCGTAGCGCTTGCGCTCGCCGGCGACCATGCGGGTCGTCCAGTTGGTGACGCGGCAGCCGTCGGAGTGGATGAGGCCACGGACGAATTCCCAGGGGTGGGCGTCGACGACTTCCTGCTGCCAGGGTTCAAGGACGATCCGGCGCTCATGCTTCTTGCCGGGGCCGTGCTGAGGGAACATGCAGGTCCAGTGCTTCGTGTACGACTTCACCTCGACACAGCCGGGCTTGTGGCGCTGCTTGACGCTGGGCAATGCCATCACCTTGCGCATGGCGTCTTCGGCGGCGGAGATCAGGCCGGTCTGCATGGCATTGCAGAAGACGGACAGGTGATGCTGCTTGCGCTTCGAGATGATGTGGCCGTCGCCGAGGTAGAGCCCGAGCAGGTAGGAGTACGCGACCTGGTCGAACCCGCGGCCTGTGCACCGGGGGCAGTCGGTCGGTTGCTCGTAGGTCTCGCCGCGCGCTCTGCGGTCTTCGCTGCGCCACCAGCCGACAGTGCCTCGCGGGACGTTCAGGCGCTCCGCGACGGTGCGGTTCGGTACGCCCTGGCGCATCAGTGCGACGGCTTGAGCTCGAATCGAAGGGCTGTGCTGCTCCATGGGGGTAACTCTGCGCCACTGATCGTGACTGCGTGCAGCAAAAAGCGGAGGACCACGCGAACGTGATCCTCCGCTTACTGATCTTGTTGTGCCCGGTGTGGGATTCGAACCCACATGCCCAAAGGGCACGGCATTTTGAGTGCCGCGAGTCTGACCAGTTCCTCCAACCGGGCAGGTCTGGGGACCGACCAGCAGTGTACCGGTTCACCGTGCGCCCTTGCTGCTAGGTACGCTCTTGGGAGCAGACCGGCCTGCCCCGTACCAAGGAGCCCACGTGAGCGCCCCCGAGTCGCCCCAGCCTGTTGACGTGCCCGATGACGACAAGTCGCACGTGCCTCCGCTGACGACCCGTGTCGTCATCGCCGAGGACGAGGCCCTGATCCGGCTCGATCTCAAAGAGATGCTGGAGGAGGAGGGGTACACCGTCGTCGGCGAGGCCGGGGACGGGGAGCAGGCCGTGGAGCTGGCCCGCGAGCACCGGCCCGACCTCGTGATTCTCGACGTGAAGATGCCGAAGCTGGACGGCATCTCCGCGGCCGAGAAGATCGCCGAGGAGAGCATCGCGCCGGTGCTGATGCTGACCGCCTTCTCGCAGCGCGACCTCGTGGAGCGCGCCCGGGACGCCGGTGCCATGGCCTACCTGGTGAAGCCGTTCAGCAAGACCGACGTCGTACCGGCGATCGAGATGGCCGTCTCGCGCTTCACGGAGCTGAAGGAGCTGGAGAAGGAGGTCGCGGACCTCACTCTGCGGCTGGAGACGCGCAAGCTGGTGGACCGGGCGAAGTCGGTCCTGCAGACGGAGTACGGGCTGAGCGAGCCGGCCGCGTTCCGGTGGATCCAGAAGACGTCGATGGACCGGCGGATGTCGATGCAGCAGGTCGCGGAGGCGGTCATTCAGGACGCCGACGAGAAGAAGGCCAACAAGGGCTGATCCCCCCCCGCACGCCACACGAGACCCGCACCCCACCCGGGGAGCGGGCCTCGTCGCGTGATCGGTCCGTCAGTCCTCGCCGAGGTAGGCCTTGCGGACGGACTCGTCGTGGAGCAGGTCCTGCCCCGTGCCGGAGAGGACGATGTTGCCGACCTCCATGACATGGCCGTGGTCGGCCAGGGAGAGCGCCGCCTGGGCGTTCTGCTCGACGAGGAGGATCGTCGTGCCCTGGGACTTGAGCTCGGAGATCGTCGCCATGATCTTCTGCATCATGATCGGGGAGAGGCCCATGGAGGGCTCGTCGAGCATGAGCAGTTTCGGCTGGGACATCAGGGCGCGGCCCATGGCGAGCATCTGCTGCTCACCGCCCGACAGGGTTCCCGCCGCCTGCTTGCGGCGTTCGCCCAGGATGGGGAAGAGGTCGTAGGCGCGCTGGATGTCCTTTTCGATGCCTTCCTTGTCCTTGCGGAGGAACGCTCCGAGCTGGAGGTTCTCCGCGATGGTGAGGCGCGGGAAGATGTGCCGGCCTTCGGGGGAGTGGGCGAGGCCGAGGGCGACGATCTTGTGGGCGGGGACCCCGCTCAACGGCTTGCCGTCGAAGAGGACCTTCCCGGACGTCGGCCGCAGCAGGCCCGACAGCGTGCGCAGTGTGGTCGTCTTGCCGGCGCCGTTGGTGCCGATGAGGGTGACGACCTGGCCGGCCTCGACGCTGAAGGAGATGCCTTTGACGGCTTCGATCTTGCCGTAGGAGACCCGGAGGTCCTCGACCTCGAGGAGTGCGGTCACTTGGCTTCTCCCTTGGTGCTGCTGGTGGTGCTGGGCGCCGCCTCCGCGGCGGCTTCGGCGGCCTCGACCTCCGCGACTTCGGCCTCACCGGGGTCGCCTTCGAAGGGTTCGCCCAGGTAGGCGGCGATGACGCGTTCGTCGGCCTGGACGACCTCGGAGGTGCCCTCGACGAGCTTTTCGCCCTGGACGAGGACGGCGACGCGGTCGCTGAGGTTGAAGACGAAGCGCATGTCGTGCTCGATGAGGAGGACGGCGATGCCCTTGTCGCGGATGGCGAAGACCAGTTCCTCGGTCGCCCGGGTCTCCTGGGGGTTCATGCCGGCGGTCGGCTCGTCGAGCAGGAGCAGGCCGGGCTCGCTCGCCATCGCCCGCGCGATTTCGAGCTTGCGCTGTTCGCCGTAGGGGAGGTTGCGCGCCAGGTGGTCCCGCTTGTGGGCGAGGCCGATGAACTCGAGGAGTTCCATGGCTCGTTCCTCGCTGGCGCGTTCGGCCTTCTTGAAGCCGGGGCCGCGCAGCAGGGCGGACCACAGGCCCTCCTTGGTCCGCGTGTGGCGGCCGACGAGGACGTTCTCCAGGACCGTCATGTTGGAGAACAGACGGATGTTCTGGAAGGTGCGGGCGATGCCGGCCTGGGTGACCAGGTGGGGCTTGGGCGGCAGGACCGTGCCCTTGTAGGAGACGGTGCCTTCCGTGGGGACGTAGAGGCCGGTCAGGCAGTTGAAGAAGGTGGTCTTGCCGGCGCCGTTGGGGCCGATGAGTCCGACGATCTCGCCGGCGTTGACCGTGAAGTCGACGGAGCGGACGGCGGTGAGGCCGCCGAAGCGCATCGTGACATCGCGTGCTTCGAGTACAGGTGTCGTCATGATTCTTACGCCCCCGCCTTGGTGACGGCCGGTTCGTCGGTCAGCGTGGTCTGTTTCGGTACGTCGAGTTGGCCGGTCTCGTGGAATTCGAGCTGGCGTCGGCGGTTGGCGATGATGCCTTCGGGGCGGAAGCGCATCAGCAGGATGAGCGCGACACCGAAGGCGAGCAGCGACTTGTCCTGGAGGAAGACCAGCTTCTCGGGCAGCAGGTAGAGCAGGGCCGCGCCGAGGAGGGGGCCGGCGACGGTGCCCATGCCGCCGAGGACGACCGCGGCCAGGAGGAACGCGGAGTTGGGCGGGGTGGAGCCGGCGAACTGGTACGGCGTGGGGACCACGCTGTAGGTGACGTGGGCGCTGACGGTTCCGGCGAGGCCGGCGAGGGCGGCGCCGAGGGCGAAGGCGACGAGCTTGACGCGGAAGCCGTTGATGCCCATGGCGGTGGCGGCGGTCTCGTCCTCGCGGATGGCGATCCAGGAGCGGCCGATGCGGGAGTCCGCGGCGCGCGTGTAGACCAGGACCACGATGGCCATGATCAGCACCATCAGCAGGTAGTAGTTGGCGAAGCGGCCGAGGGTGAATCCGCCGATGTCGTGCGCCTGGCCGAAGTTGAACCCGAAGAGGTTCAGGTCCGGGATGGCCGGGATGCCGTTGGGCCCGTTGGTGACGTCGGGTCCGGAGTCGCCGTCCATGTTGTTGACGGCGATGCGGAAGATCTCACCGAAGCCCAGCGTCACGATGGCGAGGTAGTCGCCGCGCAGGCGCAGGGTCGGGGCGCCGATGAGGACGCCGAAGACCAGGGAGGCGGCGGCGCCGGCCAGGGCGGAGGCCCAGAACGGCAGGTGGACGCCGGAGATGGTGGAGAACTCGGAACCGGAGACGAGGGCGGCGGTGTAGGCGCCGACGCCGAGGAAGGCGACGTATCCGAGGTCGAGGAGGCCGGCGAGGCCGACGACGATGTTCAGGCCGAGGGCGACCGTCCCGAAGATCAGGATGTTGACGCCGATGTTGGCGTAGTGGTCGTCGGTCTGGGTGAAGGGGAAGGCGATGGCCGCGGCGAAGCCCATGGCGAGGGTGAAGCTGCGGTTGCCGGCGACCAGGTGGGAGAACCGGTCCATGAGGCCGGCGGTGTGCACGGCCCACATGGCGAAGGTGACCACGAAGAGGTAGCCGATGAACAGTTCGCCGTATTCGGTGTCGATGCCGTAGGTGAAGACACCGAGGCCGATGATCGTGACGACCGTGATGACGGCCCGCTGGACCCAGGGCGCGGTGGCCTGGGGGGCGGGGATGTGGTCGGGCTTGGCGATGTAGGCCTTGAGGGCCGCCTTGGTGCCGTCGGTGCCGTTGCGCTCCTGGGGGAGGGCGAAGGCGCCGAGGACGGGCAGGAGGGAGGCGATGGCCGCGATCCAGCCGCCGGGTTCGAGGTTGACGACGCCGCCGAGTTTGGCGCTGATGGCGATGACGGTGAACCAGGTGACGGCGAAGCCGCCGAGGGCGGTGAGGACGAGCGGTGCGTTGTTACGGGCGGGCAGCAGCCAGCCGAGTCCGCGGATGCCGTAGGAGGCGAGGGCGAACAGGGCGGTGAGGATGCCGGCGGTGAAGGTGAGCCATTGCAGGCCGCCGGGGTAGCCGTTGATGGTGAGCTTGCCGGGGAACTCGGCGGTCCAGGTCCAGGCGAGGTACGCGGAGGCGGTGGTGGCGATGCCGCCGGCGAGGATCAGCGCGCGGGCGGCCGCTGCGGGCAGCGGGACGAGGCCGCGCGGTGCGGGCTGGGCGGGGACGGCGTCCGGGGCGGGGGTCTTGGTCGTCTCGGTCATGTCGTCACGCCCTGTCCGCGACGCGCTCGCCGAGCAGGCCCTGTGGCCTGAAGAGGAGCACGAGGATGAGGAGGCCGAAGGCCCAGACGTTGGCCCAGCTCTGACCGCCGAGCTGCTGCATGCCCGGGATCTCGTCGATGTAGGCCGAGGCGAGTGTCTCGGCGATGCCGAGGACGACGCCGCCGAGCATGGCGCCGTAGATGTTGCCGATGCCGCCGAGGACGGCCGCGGTGAAGGCCTTGAGGCCCATCAGGAAGCCCATGCGGTAGTCGACGTTGCCGTACTTGAGTCCGTAGGCGACGGCGGCGACGGCGGCGAAGAAACCGCCGATGGCGAAGGCGATGACGATGATGCGGTTGGTGTCGATGCCCATGAGCTGCGCGGTGTCGGGGTCCTGCGCGGTGGCCTGCATGGCGCGGCCGGTACGGCTGCGGCGCACGAAGATCGCGAGGGCGGCCATGCAGACGACGGCGGCCAGGATCAGGAAGATGTCGGCGTCCTTGATGGTGATGGAGCCGATGTCGTGGGTGGCGTCGAGCCCGGGGAAGGCGCGGGCGCGGTCGGCGCCGGGGTAGAAGTTGCGGACGACTTCCTGCAGGGCCAGGGAGAGGCCGATGGCGGTGATGAGCGGTGCCAGGCGTGGTGCTCCGCGCAGTGGCCGGTAGGCGAACCGTTCCGCTCCGACGGCGATGAGGATGGCCACGAGGGCGCCGCCGAGGAGCATCAGCGGTACGGCGAGGGCCATCGAGGTGCCGTCGGGCAGGATGTAGAAGTAGACCGTGAGGGCGCCGAAGGCCCCGGTCATGAAGATCTCGCCGTGCGCGAAGTTGATGAGCTGGACGATGCCGTACACCATCGTGTAGCCGATGGCGATCAGCCCGTACATCGAGCCGAGAAGCAGCCCGTTGGCCAGCTGCTGCGGCAGGGTGTTCACCGCATGGCCTCCATGTCGCTGGTGGTCGTGTGCACTGGATGTGTGCGTGGTCGTGTGCTGTGGGGGGTGTGGAAACGGGCCGCGCGGTCGGGGTCTTCCTTCCGCGCGGCCCGTGGTGCGGCGTTGTGGCGGGCCGACTACTTCAGGTCGGCGGTGCCGGTCTCCACGTCCTTCCAGGCACCCTTCTCGACCTGGTAGACCGTCAGCTGCTTGTTGGTGGTGTCGCCGTACTCGTCGAAGGAGATCTTGCCGGTGAGGCCTTCGAAGTCGGACTTCTGGACACCGTCGACGACCTTGGAGCGCAGGTCGTTGATGTCGGTGGGCACCTTGCCGCCGTTGGCGTCGGCCGCGGCCTTGACGGCCTTGATGATGGCGGTGGTGGCGTCGTAGGCGTAGGCACCGTAGGCGCCGTAGTCGCCCTTGTAACCCTTGTCCTTGTACGTCTGGATGAACTGCTTGGCGGCGGGCAGGGTGTCGGCGGGGACGCCGATGGCGGTCGCGAGGTCGCCCTCGGAGGACTTGCCGGCGGCCTCGATGTAGGTGGAGGCGAACATGCCGTCGCCGCCGAACAGCGGGATCTTGGCGCCGGTGTCCTTGAGCTGCTTGGTGATCAGCGCGGACTCGTC of the Streptomyces koelreuteriae genome contains:
- a CDS encoding helix-turn-helix domain-containing protein, which encodes MEQHSPSIRAQAVALMRQGVPNRTVAERLNVPRGTVGWWRSEDRRARGETYEQPTDCPRCTGRGFDQVAYSYLLGLYLGDGHIISKRKQHHLSVFCNAMQTGLISAAEDAMRKVMALPSVKQRHKPGCVEVKSYTKHWTCMFPQHGPGKKHERRIVLEPWQQEVVDAHPWEFVRGLIHSDGCRVTNWTTRMVAGERKRYEYPRYFFTNVSEDIRRLCTDTLDKLGIEWTHCTRHGNPYNISVARKASVALMDAHVGAKY
- a CDS encoding ANTAR domain-containing response regulator, which produces MSAPESPQPVDVPDDDKSHVPPLTTRVVIAEDEALIRLDLKEMLEEEGYTVVGEAGDGEQAVELAREHRPDLVILDVKMPKLDGISAAEKIAEESIAPVLMLTAFSQRDLVERARDAGAMAYLVKPFSKTDVVPAIEMAVSRFTELKELEKEVADLTLRLETRKLVDRAKSVLQTEYGLSEPAAFRWIQKTSMDRRMSMQQVAEAVIQDADEKKANKG
- a CDS encoding ABC transporter ATP-binding protein is translated as MTALLEVEDLRVSYGKIEAVKGISFSVEAGQVVTLIGTNGAGKTTTLRTLSGLLRPTSGKVLFDGKPLSGVPAHKIVALGLAHSPEGRHIFPRLTIAENLQLGAFLRKDKEGIEKDIQRAYDLFPILGERRKQAAGTLSGGEQQMLAMGRALMSQPKLLMLDEPSMGLSPIMMQKIMATISELKSQGTTILLVEQNAQAALSLADHGHVMEVGNIVLSGTGQDLLHDESVRKAYLGED
- a CDS encoding ABC transporter ATP-binding protein → MTTPVLEARDVTMRFGGLTAVRSVDFTVNAGEIVGLIGPNGAGKTTFFNCLTGLYVPTEGTVSYKGTVLPPKPHLVTQAGIARTFQNIRLFSNMTVLENVLVGRHTRTKEGLWSALLRGPGFKKAERASEERAMELLEFIGLAHKRDHLARNLPYGEQRKLEIARAMASEPGLLLLDEPTAGMNPQETRATEELVFAIRDKGIAVLLIEHDMRFVFNLSDRVAVLVQGEKLVEGTSEVVQADERVIAAYLGEPFEGDPGEAEVAEVEAAEAAAEAAPSTTSSTKGEAK
- a CDS encoding branched-chain amino acid ABC transporter permease translates to MTETTKTPAPDAVPAQPAPRGLVPLPAAAARALILAGGIATTASAYLAWTWTAEFPGKLTINGYPGGLQWLTFTAGILTALFALASYGIRGLGWLLPARNNAPLVLTALGGFAVTWFTVIAISAKLGGVVNLEPGGWIAAIASLLPVLGAFALPQERNGTDGTKAALKAYIAKPDHIPAPQATAPWVQRAVITVVTIIGLGVFTYGIDTEYGELFIGYLFVVTFAMWAVHTAGLMDRFSHLVAGNRSFTLAMGFAAAIAFPFTQTDDHYANIGVNILIFGTVALGLNIVVGLAGLLDLGYVAFLGVGAYTAALVSGSEFSTISGVHLPFWASALAGAAASLVFGVLIGAPTLRLRGDYLAIVTLGFGEIFRIAVNNMDGDSGPDVTNGPNGIPAIPDLNLFGFNFGQAHDIGGFTLGRFANYYLLMVLIMAIVVLVYTRAADSRIGRSWIAIREDETAATAMGINGFRVKLVAFALGAALAGLAGTVSAHVTYSVVPTPYQFAGSTPPNSAFLLAAVVLGGMGTVAGPLLGAALLYLLPEKLVFLQDKSLLAFGVALILLMRFRPEGIIANRRRQLEFHETGQLDVPKQTTLTDEPAVTKAGA
- a CDS encoding branched-chain amino acid ABC transporter permease, which gives rise to MNTLPQQLANGLLLGSMYGLIAIGYTMVYGIVQLINFAHGEIFMTGAFGALTVYFYILPDGTSMALAVPLMLLGGALVAILIAVGAERFAYRPLRGAPRLAPLITAIGLSLALQEVVRNFYPGADRARAFPGLDATHDIGSITIKDADIFLILAAVVCMAALAIFVRRSRTGRAMQATAQDPDTAQLMGIDTNRIIVIAFAIGGFFAAVAAVAYGLKYGNVDYRMGFLMGLKAFTAAVLGGIGNIYGAMLGGVVLGIAETLASAYIDEIPGMQQLGGQSWANVWAFGLLILVLLFRPQGLLGERVADRA